Below is a genomic region from Sphingomonas phyllosphaerae.
TTCCTCGGGCGGCATACGCCGGAGGCGATCGGCGATTATGTCGCGGGGCCGAACCATGTGCTGCCGACCGGCCGCCGCGCGCGGTTCGCGAGCGGGCTGGGGGTGAGCGATTTCATGAAGCGGACCAGCTTCTTGCAGCTGGACGAGACGGCGTTGAACGAGCTGGGGCCGGCGACGATCGCGCTGGCGCGCGCCGAGGGGCTGCCGGCACATGCGCAGTCGGTGGCGTTGCGGATTCGGACGAACCGTTGAGATTTTTGTCGTCCCGCACTTGATCCGGGACCCCGCTTCTTGCCGATGTTGCCGGAGAGCGGGGCCCCGGATCAAGTCCGGGGCGACGGTTGGGGTCGGGCGGTTGATCCCTTCCCGTCGCCCCTGCGGAGGCAGGGGCCTATGGCTGTTTCGTCCTGGTCATGAGTCTGACACAGCAGCTTCGCGCTCTGTGTCTGGCCGTCCGACTGACTTCACAGACATGGGCCCCTGCCTTCGCAGGGGCGACGGGAGGGAGGGGCTGGCCCTCCATCCTCTAATTACGCGCTGGCGAGTTCGGCTTTCTTGTTCACCTTCTTCTCGGCGAGCGTCGTCAGCTTGTCGTCGGTGGCCTTTTCCTCGTCGAGCGTCGCTTGCAGCAGCGAGACGACATTGTCGTGGCCGAGCTGCGTCGCCCAAGCGATCAGCGTGCCGTAGCGGGTGATCTCATAATGTTCGACCGCCTGTGCCGAGGCGATCAGCGCGGCGTCGAGCACTGCCTTGTCGGCGATCTCGCCCGCGACCTCGTTGGCTTCCTTGATGATGCCGTCGATCGCCGGGCAGGTGACCGCTTTCGCCTTCTGGTCGAGCGCCTCGAACACCTGCTCCAGCCGCGCGATCTGGCCCTCCGTTTCGCGCAGATGCGTCTCGAAGCCCTTCTTGAGCTCGGGTGCGGTGGCCTTTTCGATCATCTTGGGCAATGCCTTGGTGATCTGGTTCTCGGCGTAATAGACGTCCTGCAACTGGTGCAGGAACAGATCCTCGAGCGTCGCGATGTCCTTGGTGAACAGGCCCATGTTCGGTCTCCTCGGGTGGAATGACCTGCGACGAACGAGATGGCGGCGCGAGCGTTGCGCGCAAAGTGGCTGATCGAGGTCAAAGACGCGGCAGGGGGTGACGAACGCGCGGCAAGCGACTATGGCGCGCGGCCTATGTCCCGCACCGCTGCTCGTACCAAGGCCCGCGCCGCCGCGCGCCTCGCCGCCGTCCAGGCGCTCTATCAGCATGAGATGGAAGGCACCGCCATCCCCGTGCTGCTCCACGAATTTCACCAGCACCGGCTGGGCGCGACGATCGAGGACGTCGAATATGCCGAGGCCGACGTCGCGTTCTTCGACGATCTGGTGAAGGGCGTCACCGCGCGCGCCGGCGAGATCGACGCGCTGGTCGAGGACAAGCTGAGCGCCGGCTGGACGCTGGAGCGGCTCGATAAACCGATGAAGGCGATCCTGCGCGCGGGCACCTACGAACTGCTGGCACGTGCCGACGTGCCGGTGGGTGCCGCGATCAGCTCCTATGTCGATGTCGCGCACGCTTTCTATCAGAAGCGGGAGGCGGGGTTCGTCAACGGCCTGCTCGACGCGATCGGCAAGCAGGTCCGCGCCTGACGATGGGCGATGTCGTCTCCTTCAGGCAGGCGCGCAAGGCCAAGACGCGCGCCGCAAAGGAGACGCAGGCTGCCGCCAACCGCGCCGCCTTCGGGCGGACCAAGGCGGAAAAGGCCGCCGACGCCGCCGAACAGGCGCGCAAGGACGCGCTGCTCGACGGCGCCAAGCTTACGGATAGCTGACGGTCTTCGGCACCTCGGGGAGCGGGATCCACTCGCTGTCATTGGGGACGCTGGCGAACTCGCCGGCCTTCCACGCGCGCTTGGCCTCGCGGATCGCGTCGCGCGAGGAATGGACGAAATTCCACCATACATGCCGCGGGGTGGCGAACGCCGCGCCGCCCGCCAGCATCGCGCGGCCGCCCGCCTGTGAGTGGAGCGTCGCGGCGACGCCGGGGCGCAACACGTACAGCCGCTGCGGTTCGAGCGCGAGGCCGTCGAGCGTCGCCTCGCCGCTCGCCAGATAGATCGCGCGCTCGTCGGTGCTGTCGTCGATCGGCACCGCCGCGCCGGGGGCGAGCACGATGTCAGCGTAGATCGTCTCCGCATAAGCGGTCACCGGCGAGGTTGCGCCCCAAAGCGAGCCCATCACGACGCGTGCGGTGGCGCCATGCGCGTCGATGACCGGCATCTTGTCGGCGGCGACATGTTCGAAGGCGGGTGCGCGATCCTCCTGCCCGTCTGGGAGCGCGAGCCATGTCTGGATACCGTCGAGGCGCGGGCCGTCGATGCGGACGTCGTCGGGCGAGCGCTCCGAATGGACGATCCCCGCGCCGGCGGTCATCAGGTTCACCGCGCCGGGCGTGATGCGGATATCGCTGCCGAGCGAGTCGCGATGCTGGAATGCGCCCTCGAACAGATAGGTGACGGTCGACAGCCCGATATGCGGGTGCGGGCGGACGTCGACGCCATTGCCGGGCGGGAGGTGCGCCGGCCCCATCTGGTCGAAGAACAGGAACGGGCCAACCATCGTCCGCTCGCGATGCGGCAGCGTGCGATAGACCTTGAACCCGCCCAGGTCGTGGGTGGCGGGCTCCAGCGTCTGCAGCACCAGATCGTCGCGGGTCGACATGCGCTTCCTCCGTCAGCGTTTTTGGCGCCTTAGCAGCGAAGGCGCGCGCGGGCGAGCGCGTCGCTCCCGTGGGAACGCGGACGCGGATGGAGGGGTTGTGGCGGGCATGACCAAGAAAAAGCAGCAATCGCGCGCCGTGAAGGCGCAGGAAGCCCGGCGGACGCGGGCGATCGTCGCGGCGAGCGCGGTCGGCGCGGTGATCGCGGGCGTGGGGGCGGCGTTCGGCATGGGATGGCTCGACCGCTTCCTGCCGACTGGCAACGCCGAGCATGACGCGCCCGATCTCGCCGCCGATGCGCCGACGCCGGGCTCGACGCGCGCGCCCGAGGCCTTCCGCCCCGATCCGACCGCGCCGGTCCCGGCGTCGGAGCGCGACGGGCTGCGGCCGGCGACCGGGCCGGCGCCGACGCTGGCGGCGACGCGCGGCGAGATGGCGAACCAGACGGGCTCGTCGAACGGGTGAGTTTTCGCTGATCGTCCTCCCGGGCTTGAGCCGGGATCCCGCTTCAACCTTGGCAGAAGGAAGTAGCGGGGCCCCGGATCAAGTCCGGGGCGACGGTTCTATCGGAACCACTGCATCACGGATGCCGAGAAGGGCGTCCACCAGCCGATCTGCACTCCGGCATCCGCAAGGCGATTACCTGTCCACGCATTGCAGGTCCTGATCGCGTCATAGCGGCCCGACGCGGGATAGAAGGCGTCGTAGCCGGCGTAGCCGCGGATTGCTTTACCGTCCGCGCGACTGGCGCGGATCGCGGCAGCGAGGCGGCGGTATTCGTCGGGGCGGAGGACGATCGCTCGCACATCCCCGGTGACGTGCGGACGGGGGATGTGTTCGACGTGGAGTAGCGTTTCATCGCTGCCGAAGGCCGCGTGCAGCACGATTGCGGGACGCACATCCGCCCAGGTCGGGGTGCCGAGGAAGAAGTTCCGCTCGCCCCAGCCGACCGCGACATGGTCGTTCGCGGCGTAGCGCGACTCGGGCAGATCACCGGCCGGAAAGTCGCCGCGCCAGTCGACCCCGGCGGCGACCTTGGGCATGACGATGCCGGTATGGACGCCATTGTCCTCGATCCAGATCGTCACGCCGCCGGTGGTTGGCGCGCGCCAATCGCGATTGCGCGGGATCGTCGAGAGCGCGGTGCCGGCGAGCAGATAGACGAAGGCGACGACCGCGAGCACGCCGAGGGCGCGCGCCGCGATCGTCGCGATGCGCCTCAACGTGCGCGGCACCGCGTCACAGGTCGAGCGCCCAGCCGTCGCGGCCTTTGGGGTCGATCGGGCGGGTCGGGACGTAGCGCTCGGCGGCGGCGGTGAGCCGCAGGATCGACCAATCGCCGCGGCGATCGACCGCCTCGACCGTGCAGCCGCAGGCGGTGAAGGCGCGCTCGACCTCGGCGCGCTGCGTCTCCAGCAGGCCGGCGAGCACGATCGCGGCGTGCGGCGCGGCGATCGACGCGACTTCGGGCGCCATCGAGATTAGCGGGCCGGCGAGGATGTTGGCGATCAGCAGGTCGTAGGGCGCGCGTGCGGCGATCGCCTCCGATAGCGCGCCATCGGCGACGACCAGCTCGATGCCGTCGACCTTATTGGCGGCCATGTTCTCGCGGGTGACGTCGATCGCGGCGGGGTCGATATCGGTAGCGGTGATCGTAGCGGCGGGCCAGAGATGCGCGGCGGCGAAGGCGAGCAGCCCGGTGCCGGTGCCCAGATCGATCGCGTTGGTGACGGGGCGGTCGGCAAGGCCGTCGAGCATCGCGAGACAGCCCGAGGTGGTGGCGTGGTGCCCGGTGCCGAACGCCTGCCCGGCGTCGATGAGGAAGGCACGGCCTCCCACCGGCGGGTCCACCGGATGCGCGCTGGTGTGGACGACGAAGCGGCCTTCGCGGATCGGTTCGAGCCCGGCCTGGCTCATCGTCACCCAATCCTGCGCGGTCAGCGGCGTGACGGTCGGCGCGGTGCCGGCGGCGCTGGGGACGAGCGCGGTGAGCGCGGCGAGCATTGCGGCATCGGGCTCATGCTCGCAATAAGCGTCGAGCCGCCAGTGCTCGCGATCGTCCTCGACCTCCTCGGTGGTCATCAGCACCGCGTCGATCGCGAGATCGTCGGCGGCGTCGATCGCTTCGGCCTCGGCGCGGGTGCAGGGCAGGGTGACGCGCCAGCTGTCGATGTCAGCGGACATAGCTGGCGCCGTTGATGTCGAGGACCGCGCCGGTCATCGAGGGCGGGGCGTCAATCGCGCAGAAGCGCGCGAGCGTCGCGACCTCTTCCGGCTGCGCGACGCGGCCGAGCGGGATGTCGGCGAGCAATTTGTCGCCGCCGCGGCTGGCGAGATAGTCGTCCGCCATGCCGGTCATCGTGAAGCCCGGACAGATCGCGAAGGCGAGGATGTTGTCGCGGGCATAGCCGCGCGCGATCGTCTTGGTCATCGCGACCAGCCCGGCCTTGGCTGCGGCGTAATGCCAGTGCGCCGGGGAGTCGCCGCGATAGGCGGCGCGGCTGGCGACATTGACCAGCCGCCCGCCGCCATTGCCCTGCCAGTGGCGGACGGCGTGGCGCGAAAGCTGCGCGGCGGCGGTGAGGTTGATGCGCTGCGTCCGCTCCCAGCCGGCCAGCCACTCGGCATCATCGGCGTCGAGCGGGTTGGCCTCGAACACGCCGGCATTGTTGATGAGCACGTCGATGCGCCCGTCGAGCCGCTCAAGCGCCTCGGCCCAGAGCGCGTCGGGGGCGGCGGGATCGGCGAAATCGGCGGCGATGCCACTGCTGGTGCCCTGTCCGGCGACCACCACGTCGGGGATCGTCGCCAGCGTCTCGGCGATCGCGGCACCAATGCCGCGGCTGGCGCCGGTAATGAGGATGTTGGTCATGGCGCCGTCTGTAACGACGCCGCGGCGATCAGGCTACGTTGGCGAAGCCGTCCGCCTCGGCGCGCAACGTCTCGAAACGCTGTGCGATCATCTCGAACGACTGGCTGAGCGATTCGACCTCGCCCGCTACGGTCTGCGTCCCCTCCTGGATCGCGGCGATCGTGTGCGACATCGAGTCGGCGGTCAGCGCGGTCTGGTCGACCGCGGCGGTGATCGCGGTGACGGTGCGCGCCTGTTCGAACATCGAATCGTTGATCTGCGCGGCGGCACCACGCAGTTGTTCGATGCTGGTCTGGATCGAGGCGGACTTTTCGACCGTCACGCGGGTGGCGGCCTGGATCGCGGCGATCTTGGCGGCGATGTCGTCGGTGGCGCGCGCGGTCTGGTTCGCGAGGCTCTTCACCTCCTGCGCGACGACGGCGAAGCCGCGGCCGGCGTCACCGGCGCGCGCCGCCTCGATCGTGGCGTTGAGCGCGAGCAGATTGGTCTGGCCGGCGATGTCGCGGATCAGCCCCAGGATCGACTCGATCGACTTGGCGTGCTCGTCGAGCGCGGCGGAGGCGGCGACCGCCCCCTCTGCCTGATCGGTCGCGGCGGTGAGCGTCTGGGTCGCGACCTGCATGTCGCGCTGGACGCTGCCGATCGCGTTGATGAGGCCCGCGGCGGTCGAGGCGGCGTCACGCATCGCGAGCGCCGATTGTTCGGCGGCGACCGACACTTCACGCGTCTTGTCGATCATGCCGCTCGCCGCGCCGCCGGTCGAGCGGGCGCGGTCCCGCACCACCCGGCCGCGGGCGGCGATCGCGTCGATGCCGGTGCCGATCCGGGTGCGGAAGGCGGCGGCGTGCTCGGCGCGTTGCGCGCGGGCACGCGCGACGCCGATGATGCCGAGCTGCGTGGTCAGCAGGTCGGACTCCAGCATCGCCAGCCGCAACAGCGCATTGCCGAGCCGCAGCAGCCGCGGCGTGTCGTCACCGACCGCCGCCGCCACGATCTCGGTCGTGCGGCAATGCGCGGCCGACAGGCCGGAAAGCAGCGCGGTCAGCGGGATGCCGGCGGCCTGCGAATCGTTGACCTGCGCGACGACCATTTCCTGCCACGCGATGCTGAGCGGTTCGCGGTAGCGGAGCCGGGTATAGCCGATCGCCGCCTCGACGCGGCTCTGGCGCCGGGCCGGGGACAGGTCGCGGACCGTGGCAGGGACGGTGGAGCGGGAGGCGAGATGATCCCAGAACGTCACCGCGATCTCCGCTCAGGCGTCGCGCTCGGCGAGGATCGTGGCGATCTCCGCGCAGTCCGCCAGCACGCGACCGTCGGGGTCGAAGTCGCGTGCACGCTCGGCGAGCGGGCGCAGGTCGTGGTGGACGAGCGAGTGCATCTTGGAGGCTTCCCCCGAAGCGTCAGGCGGCGACGCGAGTCGCGAAGTTCCCGGCGCGGGTGTCGAGGTCGCCGAGACGGCTGGCGAGCGATTCAAAGCCGGTGCCGAGCTGGTCGATCTCGCTGGCGACCGCCTCGGTATCGGTGCGGATCGTGGCGATGGTGTGCGACATCGAGTCGGCGGCCAGCGCGGTTTCGTCGACCGCGGCGGTGATCGCGGTGACCGTCTGCGCCTGCGACTCCATCGCGTGGCGGATGCGCGTCGCCGAATCCTGCACCTCGGCGACGGTATTGCGGATCGAGGCGGAGGTGT
It encodes:
- a CDS encoding ferritin-like domain-containing protein, which produces MGLFTKDIATLEDLFLHQLQDVYYAENQITKALPKMIEKATAPELKKGFETHLRETEGQIARLEQVFEALDQKAKAVTCPAIDGIIKEANEVAGEIADKAVLDAALIASAQAVEHYEITRYGTLIAWATQLGHDNVVSLLQATLDEEKATDDKLTTLAEKKVNKKAELASA
- the nusB gene encoding transcription antitermination factor NusB yields the protein MSRTAARTKARAAARLAAVQALYQHEMEGTAIPVLLHEFHQHRLGATIEDVEYAEADVAFFDDLVKGVTARAGEIDALVEDKLSAGWTLERLDKPMKAILRAGTYELLARADVPVGAAISSYVDVAHAFYQKREAGFVNGLLDAIGKQVRA
- a CDS encoding DUF4169 family protein: MGDVVSFRQARKAKTRAAKETQAAANRAAFGRTKAEKAADAAEQARKDALLDGAKLTDS
- a CDS encoding pirin family protein produces the protein MSTRDDLVLQTLEPATHDLGGFKVYRTLPHRERTMVGPFLFFDQMGPAHLPPGNGVDVRPHPHIGLSTVTYLFEGAFQHRDSLGSDIRITPGAVNLMTAGAGIVHSERSPDDVRIDGPRLDGIQTWLALPDGQEDRAPAFEHVAADKMPVIDAHGATARVVMGSLWGATSPVTAYAETIYADIVLAPGAAVPIDDSTDERAIYLASGEATLDGLALEPQRLYVLRPGVAATLHSQAGGRAMLAGGAAFATPRHVWWNFVHSSRDAIREAKRAWKAGEFASVPNDSEWIPLPEVPKTVSYP
- a CDS encoding TIGR02117 family protein, encoding MRRIATIAARALGVLAVVAFVYLLAGTALSTIPRNRDWRAPTTGGVTIWIEDNGVHTGIVMPKVAAGVDWRGDFPAGDLPESRYAANDHVAVGWGERNFFLGTPTWADVRPAIVLHAAFGSDETLLHVEHIPRPHVTGDVRAIVLRPDEYRRLAAAIRASRADGKAIRGYAGYDAFYPASGRYDAIRTCNAWTGNRLADAGVQIGWWTPFSASVMQWFR
- a CDS encoding 50S ribosomal protein L11 methyltransferase; protein product: MSADIDSWRVTLPCTRAEAEAIDAADDLAIDAVLMTTEEVEDDREHWRLDAYCEHEPDAAMLAALTALVPSAAGTAPTVTPLTAQDWVTMSQAGLEPIREGRFVVHTSAHPVDPPVGGRAFLIDAGQAFGTGHHATTSGCLAMLDGLADRPVTNAIDLGTGTGLLAFAAAHLWPAATITATDIDPAAIDVTRENMAANKVDGIELVVADGALSEAIAARAPYDLLIANILAGPLISMAPEVASIAAPHAAIVLAGLLETQRAEVERAFTACGCTVEAVDRRGDWSILRLTAAAERYVPTRPIDPKGRDGWALDL
- a CDS encoding SDR family NAD(P)-dependent oxidoreductase, which encodes MTNILITGASRGIGAAIAETLATIPDVVVAGQGTSSGIAADFADPAAPDALWAEALERLDGRIDVLINNAGVFEANPLDADDAEWLAGWERTQRINLTAAAQLSRHAVRHWQGNGGGRLVNVASRAAYRGDSPAHWHYAAAKAGLVAMTKTIARGYARDNILAFAICPGFTMTGMADDYLASRGGDKLLADIPLGRVAQPEEVATLARFCAIDAPPSMTGAVLDINGASYVR
- a CDS encoding methyl-accepting chemotaxis protein, which gives rise to MTFWDHLASRSTVPATVRDLSPARRQSRVEAAIGYTRLRYREPLSIAWQEMVVAQVNDSQAAGIPLTALLSGLSAAHCRTTEIVAAAVGDDTPRLLRLGNALLRLAMLESDLLTTQLGIIGVARARAQRAEHAAAFRTRIGTGIDAIAARGRVVRDRARSTGGAASGMIDKTREVSVAAEQSALAMRDAASTAAGLINAIGSVQRDMQVATQTLTAATDQAEGAVAASAALDEHAKSIESILGLIRDIAGQTNLLALNATIEAARAGDAGRGFAVVAQEVKSLANQTARATDDIAAKIAAIQAATRVTVEKSASIQTSIEQLRGAAAQINDSMFEQARTVTAITAAVDQTALTADSMSHTIAAIQEGTQTVAGEVESLSQSFEMIAQRFETLRAEADGFANVA